ATCAGGAAttaggaaacgtttattgccattatatgttagacatacatggaatttgacttggtggttggtgcatgacagcagacagtacggcaatggacaacaaacaacgtagtgcaggaataagataaaaatataataatatacagtatatgctatgggttagtaagtcaaaaaaagaaagataaagtccaccaaagtgacaagtgaacgCGACAAAGCgtatgtgcatgtagagagtgagagtcagtcagtgggagaCCCGGGAAGGGATAAAAAACGGGAGGTCTTCGTCTTGATGGACCTCAGCCCCCTGCTGGATGAAAGGGACACaaacagggtgagaggggtcagctacaatctatctggcccgcttcaaggacctgaaaacaaacaagtcctggagagacggcagattgcagccaatcacatgttataaaatacatattttctccTGGAGAAAAGAGATAATAATTATGACACAAAACTGACATGAACAACTAAAGATGGAAGTGAAGGGGGCAGAGCCGGAGGGACAAAGACTAACGTGGAAGAGTTGATTTATTAGGCTGATAACTGGCCACAGGTTTGTGATTCCTACAACTCTAAACATTGTTTATGTGtgattgtggtggcgggcgtggtttcggctcggctgcaggggggaagagCGGGGCAGTGGCTCTgggaacggggccaggtggaggcaatgagcctcagctgggggaaataattattaattgtgtccccatatTAGATCCAGGGAGGCAGCGAGCGAGGCTGGACGAGCAAGCGGGACGCCTCACGAGTGGAAGCACGAGCATCCTGAcaataatcaataaaatatatattgaaccTGCACTTTCCGCTGCCTCCTTCTGGAGCCCCTTACACCCACAGCGTTACAGTGATGTACGAGTGGATTGATGCGAGAAGCAGAACAGAACAAACACgatattattttttacttacTTCTTCTCAGGAACCATCTTTTTTGAGTTTGATGGATCGGAGATTCTTCAGGAATTCTGACTTATTTGCGGTCACCAGTTTGAGATGCTCTTGGTCCAATCTTCTCCCCACTTCGCCCTTCCTCACTTCATCCCAGTCCTTGTCGGGttacacacaaaagacaatgttaaaacatgatcacacgcacacacacacaggtaaccaACCATCAGGGTGCAGaatcacacatttgtttgtagcACATCAACTATAACGTCTCACCGTGTCTTTGAAGGCTTCTCCTTTGTAGTACGACGTCTCTGCTGGATACTGGATTCCCTCGTCAAGTAGCTGCTCCCAGCTTGAAGCCACCAAATGCAGCACCTCTCCATCGTAGGCGTACACCTTCTGGTCCTCACAGGTCATCAGAACCAGATGGTCCTCTGGGCACGAAGTTCCCATCACCACGCCAAAGACCTGCATGCTTACGATATCTTTAAGGTAGAATTTGTTCCACCCATTCACCACCTTCTTTTTATCTCTGTAGATGGTTTCATCGAGGTCTCCAATCGTCAAAATGGCACCAGCTGGGTTCTTCAAGATGACCGTCTCATCTCTGTGTTCCAACACATAATTCAACTTCGATGTCATGTAGTCTGTATCTGCAACACAAGCCAAAGGGATTTTGATATGATTTGGAAAATACTCATCATATGAAGATTGTACAAGGTGTgaatcaaaggtgtgtgtgtgtggtctaccTTTCTGTCCTGTCTGTTCTTTTAGGTGCTCACTCCCAAAAGCAGGAAGCGGCTGAGCTGCAGACCTGTAAGTCAGAAAAGTGAAGAATAGAACTAAAATAAGCGTTGGTTCTCACGATAGTATTTACTGGaccatattgatgatattgtaGTAAAAATGGAGAGGATAGAGAAGTGGGTTTATGGTGTCCTGGTTGTCCTGATTACAGAGCATAATAGCTGAGGAAACCTCCTAGTGACAACACAATGGCAAAGTTGAGTGCTTTAAATTTAACcccattttgttatttatttttatggcgGCCACAGTCCTCCTGTAACTATATTAGTATCAAGAGGAATTTGTGGATAGggtaaaaataattataaataaataaattcatatttgtttttattttcatacatttcCACAGAAGGAATTTGAACATTGTCTTGTTGCTTGGAGTCTTCTTAgatccacacatttacacttagAAGCTTCTCATTTCATTCCTGTGGTATGTCATCATAAGCTTGATATTTATTAAGGATTGCACAATACACATAAACAATAAACTTCTTACCGGGAGCTTACTGAAACAGCCGCCATTCCTCTTCAcctagaaaatgaaataatacggTAAAAGATCAGCACAGGGGGAAATGGGAAGTTGGCTAAATACTATAATACATCCCAACGAAGAAAACATACAAGTCAATagaaaaatcaacaaaatacagactcgtttttttcttcatatgacGTCATGCAAAAAGTACAAACAAATGTAACTATTTGTCCATATCATTTAGCAGATACGATTATTAAAAACGTAATATAAGTAGAATAACAGCTTCCCCCTTTCTAAGGCTTTGTATGATCACAACAACAGATGTTTTAGCAGGAAAATATTCGCCCTTCTCTTAAGGTTCCATATATATACCATTTTGTTTATGGTTGTAACagacaggaagaaaacaaaaaaattcatcaaaagcatgagaaaaataatttagaCCTTTATCACATTTCCTAAAATAAGAAGAGGCTGGTACCTGGCTTGAAGAGCAGATTATGTCCCTCGCTGTTTGCCTGGAAAGAAGAactgatcacacacacatttgaattcGGCCTTCCATTCTTGTGCATTAATATTCTTTTGCATGAATTTTGCATTAAACGCAAAAGAGCAGGCAAATAAACTCAAAGGAAGGGCTACTTTTCCAGTAGTGCTGTGGCAGTGgacccacctcctcttcctcataaATTCTATGTAAATTAGTCACGACTATGGGTTTGtcctaaatgttttttctaacaTTATTGAGACATTATTATCACTCTTTGCCCTATACCATAATAACAGGGGGGCGCGGCACACCTGAAAAAAttgagtagtgtgtgtgagtgcctcattagtgtgtgtgagagtgttgagtgtcccagtagttcaattcatttttttcattttattttgtatagcccaaaatcgcaaattacaaatttgcctcagagggctttacagtctgtacacatgcaacatcctctgtcccgaaaccctcacatcggcacaggaaaaactccccaaaatatgaaaaaaccccttaatggggaaaaaaacggaGGAAACCTTCgggagaacatcagaggagggatccctctcccgggatggacagactgcaatggatgtcatgtgtacagaatcaacaatgtaaaagatgtacaatacattcaatttctctaactgaaatgatacaagtaattgcaagtagcagaacaggtgtatcgtcaggaccactgcagggacgaccaccatcagatagaaccaccatccacagaggcttctgtggggagggagagcagaaagatgttggtttatgatgacagtaatttgaatcatatttaaagtaatgatgatggcagcagcaggtgtcagcagagccatgccaggagtcagaaccggggtccgcacgaaactatgatccatggagacctgctaggcgagaaagcacaaagaactcccggaaagaagcttaattagtgatgtacattaataaaacatggatgattgtggaaggagagagtgagagtgtgagagtgaaagaggggctcggtgtgtcctaagaagtcccccggcagtctaagactagagcagcttaactaagggctggtccaggctaacctgagccagccctaactataagcaatatcaaagaggaacgttttaagctttatcttaaatgaactgaccgagtctgccccccggactgaaagtggaagctggttccacaaaagagaagcttgataactgaaggctctggcccccatcctactttttaaaactctaggaaccacaagtagtccagcatctacggagcgcagatgccttgtagggcaatacagtgtaacaagctctttaagataagacggtgcctcaccagcaagtgccttgtaggtgaggagaagtaccttaaattctattcttgatttaacaggaagccagtgcagagaagttaataca
This genomic interval from Pungitius pungitius chromosome 17, fPunPun2.1, whole genome shotgun sequence contains the following:
- the LOC119219553 gene encoding uncharacterized protein LOC119219553 — translated: MAAVSVSSRSAAQPLPAFGSEHLKEQTGQKDTDYMTSKLNYVLEHRDETVILKNPAGAILTIGDLDETIYRDKKKVVNGWNKFYLKDIVSMQVFGVVMGTSCPEDHLVLMTCEDQKVYAYDGEVLHLVASSWEQLLDEGIQYPAETSYYKGEAFKDTDWDEVRKGEVGRRLDQEHLKLVTANKSEFLKNLRSIKLKKDGS